In Sphingomonas sp. SUN019, one genomic interval encodes:
- a CDS encoding amidohydrolase family protein, with translation MHDLVIRGGTIVDGTGSAPFVGDVAIDGDRIVATGTITTPGRREIDATGKLVTPGWVDIHTHYDGQVTWASRLDPSSTLGATTVVVGNCGVGFAPVRTGDEDTLIRLMEGVEDIPGAALHEGLSWEWETFAEYMAAIDRLPHDIDLAVQVPHGALRVYVMGERGANRYPATPAENEEMRRLTAEAIRAGALGFSTTRTMVHRTADGDLTPTVGAARAEMEAIARGLKDAGSGVIQWVSDFHHMEEEFGLIRDLTTIAGQPLSFSMVQADVIPDQWRELTRRLDDAVADGLPIKAQVAGRPVGLMLGLQGSVHPFVSRPSWQEIADLPLDEKVAAMRDPEFRARLIAEMPLKDHPFVNSLAGAHRKMFPIGDRVEYEPDPSTSLAAEAERRGVNPDELVYDALIADEGRAFLFFPMHNYVEGNLDNVHAMIVNPNTLAGLSDGGAHVGAICDVSLPTFMLTHWCRDRTRGPRLDLAEVVRQQTSETAAAVGLHDRGVIAAGYLADLNVIDFERLELGKPYMAYDLPTGARRLMQDADGYVATIKSGQVIYTEGQPTDALPGRLIRGRQPAPEPARQELQTAA, from the coding sequence CGACGGCGACCGCATCGTCGCCACTGGCACGATCACTACGCCCGGCCGGCGTGAGATCGACGCGACGGGGAAGCTCGTCACCCCCGGCTGGGTCGACATCCACACGCATTACGACGGGCAGGTAACTTGGGCGTCGCGGCTCGATCCGTCCTCCACGCTCGGCGCGACGACGGTGGTCGTCGGCAATTGCGGGGTCGGTTTCGCGCCGGTGCGAACGGGCGATGAGGACACGCTGATCCGGTTGATGGAAGGCGTGGAGGACATTCCCGGCGCGGCGCTGCACGAGGGGCTGTCGTGGGAATGGGAGACTTTCGCAGAATACATGGCCGCGATCGACCGGCTGCCGCACGACATCGATCTGGCGGTGCAGGTGCCGCACGGCGCGCTGCGCGTCTATGTGATGGGCGAACGCGGCGCGAACCGTTATCCCGCGACGCCGGCCGAGAACGAGGAGATGCGCCGCCTGACCGCGGAGGCGATCCGCGCCGGGGCTTTGGGTTTCTCGACCACGCGGACGATGGTCCATCGCACCGCCGATGGCGACCTGACCCCGACGGTCGGCGCGGCGCGCGCCGAGATGGAGGCGATCGCGCGCGGGCTGAAGGATGCCGGATCGGGCGTGATCCAGTGGGTCAGCGATTTCCATCATATGGAGGAGGAGTTCGGCCTGATCCGCGACCTGACGACAATCGCGGGGCAGCCGCTGAGCTTCTCGATGGTGCAGGCCGATGTGATCCCAGACCAGTGGCGCGAACTGACGCGGCGGCTGGATGATGCTGTCGCGGACGGGCTACCGATCAAGGCGCAGGTCGCGGGGCGGCCGGTCGGACTGATGCTGGGATTGCAGGGGTCGGTCCATCCTTTCGTCAGTCGCCCGAGCTGGCAGGAGATCGCGGACCTGCCGCTGGACGAGAAGGTCGCGGCGATGCGCGATCCTGAGTTCCGCGCGCGGCTGATCGCCGAGATGCCGCTGAAGGACCATCCGTTCGTCAATTCGCTGGCCGGGGCGCACCGCAAGATGTTCCCGATCGGTGACCGCGTGGAATACGAACCCGATCCGTCGACCAGTCTCGCCGCCGAAGCCGAGCGGCGCGGGGTGAACCCCGACGAACTGGTCTATGACGCGCTGATCGCCGATGAGGGGCGCGCCTTCCTGTTCTTCCCGATGCACAATTACGTCGAGGGCAATCTGGACAACGTGCATGCGATGATCGTCAATCCGAATACGCTTGCTGGCCTCTCCGACGGCGGCGCGCATGTCGGGGCGATCTGCGACGTCAGCCTGCCGACGTTCATGCTGACGCACTGGTGCCGCGACCGGACGCGCGGGCCGCGGCTCGATCTGGCCGAGGTGGTGCGGCAGCAGACCAGCGAGACCGCCGCCGCGGTGGGGCTACACGATCGCGGGGTCATCGCGGCGGGGTATCTCGCCGATCTGAACGTGATCGATTTCGAGCGGCTGGAACTTGGCAAGCCGTACATGGCGTACGACCTGCCGACCGGCGCGCGGCGGCTGATGCAGGATGCCGACGGCTACGTCGCGACGATCAAGTCGGGGCAGGTCATCTATACCGAGGGACAGCCGACCGATGCGCTGCCGGGCAGACTGATCCGCGGACGGCAACCCGCGCCTGAGCCTGCCCGCCAAGAACTTCAGACGGCGGCGTGA
- a CDS encoding 3-keto-5-aminohexanoate cleavage protein codes for MTPLIIEAALNGATPKARNPNVPVSPDEITAHGLAAMEAGAAIVHTHIERMDVRGGDAVARYMEGYAPILAARPDAILWGTVAMGANFEERFGHYRGLAAGGVRMGAFDPGSVNLGTHGADGLPGQSFVYATSYRDVAGLVALHDEARLGPAIAIYEPGWLRTVLAYEKAGKLPRGAFVKLYFGGRYNFLDGQRSGVTFGLPPTEKALAAYLELLEGSALPWAVAAIGDCVVKTGLAELAIAYGGHVRVGLEDYGGEDRPDNIALIEQVVALAKAAGRPVATPADAATILDLPQ; via the coding sequence GTGACCCCGCTCATCATCGAGGCCGCGCTGAACGGCGCGACGCCCAAGGCGCGCAATCCCAACGTGCCGGTGTCGCCGGACGAGATCACCGCGCACGGACTCGCCGCGATGGAGGCGGGGGCGGCGATCGTCCACACGCATATCGAGCGGATGGATGTCCGTGGGGGTGACGCGGTGGCACGGTATATGGAGGGCTATGCGCCGATCCTGGCTGCACGGCCCGACGCGATCCTGTGGGGCACGGTTGCGATGGGCGCGAATTTCGAGGAACGCTTTGGCCATTACCGCGGGCTGGCCGCGGGCGGCGTGCGGATGGGAGCGTTCGATCCGGGGTCGGTGAACCTCGGCACGCATGGCGCAGACGGACTCCCCGGCCAATCGTTCGTCTATGCGACCTCTTACAGAGACGTCGCAGGCCTCGTCGCGCTGCATGACGAAGCGCGGCTGGGGCCGGCGATCGCGATCTACGAACCCGGCTGGCTGCGGACGGTGCTGGCATATGAGAAAGCGGGAAAGCTGCCGCGCGGGGCGTTCGTGAAGCTGTATTTCGGCGGACGGTACAATTTTCTCGACGGACAGCGCAGCGGCGTGACGTTCGGGCTGCCGCCGACCGAAAAGGCGCTGGCGGCGTATCTCGAACTGCTGGAGGGGTCGGCGCTGCCGTGGGCGGTCGCGGCGATCGGCGATTGCGTGGTGAAGACCGGGCTGGCCGAACTCGCCATCGCCTACGGTGGGCACGTCCGGGTGGGGCTGGAGGATTATGGCGGCGAGGACCGGCCGGACAACATTGCGCTGATCGAGCAGGTCGTGGCGCTGGCGAAGGCCGCGGGCCGGCCGGTCGCGACGCCCGCGGATGCGGCGACCATCTTGGATCTGCCGCAATGA
- a CDS encoding IclR family transcriptional regulator: MNAPFAPPAKLVGAVTAALAILRCLGRHAEPLRLSDVVREEGLNSSTALNILRTLEYEGLIAFDRRSKRYALASGLADLAAPLDASHATERAMAAAAQELGATIGLWRVVSEEVELVQVADSSAVMRIAFTIGRRLPMFLGAMGRLVAARGDWSADQLARGFAAVPWARTPEYETWLGEVAQARADQAAIDAGHVNAGILGIAVPVERDGPLHHVLAAALFDTGDADIPAITNRLRQVAATAEGASPCMT, from the coding sequence ATGAACGCGCCCTTCGCTCCGCCCGCGAAACTGGTCGGCGCGGTGACCGCCGCGCTCGCGATCCTGCGCTGCCTGGGGCGTCATGCCGAACCGCTGCGGCTGTCGGACGTGGTGCGCGAGGAGGGGCTGAACAGCTCCACCGCGCTCAACATCTTACGCACGCTGGAGTATGAGGGGCTGATCGCGTTTGACCGTCGCAGCAAGCGTTATGCGCTGGCCAGCGGCCTCGCCGATCTCGCCGCGCCGCTTGACGCTTCCCACGCGACGGAGCGCGCGATGGCGGCGGCGGCGCAGGAACTGGGCGCGACGATCGGGCTGTGGCGCGTCGTCAGTGAAGAAGTGGAACTGGTGCAGGTCGCCGATTCCTCCGCGGTGATGCGCATCGCGTTCACGATCGGGCGGCGGCTGCCGATGTTCCTCGGCGCGATGGGGCGGCTGGTCGCGGCGCGCGGCGACTGGAGCGCAGACCAGCTCGCCAGGGGGTTTGCGGCAGTGCCGTGGGCGCGGACGCCAGAGTACGAGACGTGGCTCGGCGAGGTCGCGCAGGCGCGCGCCGATCAGGCCGCGATCGATGCGGGCCACGTCAACGCCGGGATTCTCGGCATCGCGGTCCCGGTCGAGCGCGACGGCCCGCTGCACCACGTCCTTGCCGCCGCACTGTTCGACACCGGCGACGCCGACATCCCCGCGATCACGAACCGCCTGCGGCAGGTCGCCGCAACCGCCGAAGGAGCATCGCCATGCATGACCTGA
- a CDS encoding amidohydrolase family protein, whose protein sequence is MHDLIVRDGIVVDGTGAARFRGDVAVRDGRIVQVGAVSGVAKRTIDAGGCVVTPGFVDIHTHYDGQVSWDRMLAPSSINGVTSAAMGNCGVGFAPARADKHDWLIQLLEGVEDIPGTALAEGLTWDWESFPDYLDALSARDYTMDLGAHLPHAALRAYVMGDRGGDHLETPTAAEIDRMATLTGEALEAGALGFTTSRTHAHRARDGANIGTLTAGDPELLGIVAALKRADKGVIQLISDAYLTADDDFAAQELALIRRLAETSGRRLSFTVQQSDDSPDRWKSIYREIDAMVADGLPVSAQVAPRPIGAILSFASTTNPFILTPTYRTVIRGSASVAERLARLAEPGTRAAILTEHDSIRPSEGFAAIVTQGYRRMFRMTDPVDYEPQESQSIAAEAARAGADAAAYAYDTLMEDGGRRLLYMPLINYARGNLDDVHGMMTGKHVLYGLSDGGAHCGTICDGSFPTTTIGLWSKGSKSGLSASLESLVHGYTKRNAAHVGWHDRGVVAPGYLADLNVIALDDLALAPPEIVQDLPAGGARLLQQPRGYRWTVKSGVPTFENGAWTGETPGRLLRGAMAA, encoded by the coding sequence ATGCATGACCTGATCGTGAGGGACGGCATCGTCGTCGACGGCACCGGCGCGGCGCGCTTTCGCGGCGATGTCGCGGTCAGGGACGGCCGGATCGTGCAGGTCGGCGCGGTGTCGGGCGTGGCGAAGCGCACGATCGACGCCGGGGGATGCGTCGTCACCCCCGGTTTCGTCGACATCCACACGCATTACGACGGGCAGGTGTCGTGGGACCGGATGCTCGCGCCGTCGTCGATCAACGGCGTCACCTCCGCCGCGATGGGCAATTGCGGGGTCGGCTTCGCGCCCGCGCGGGCCGACAAGCACGACTGGCTGATCCAGTTGCTCGAAGGCGTGGAGGACATTCCCGGCACCGCGCTGGCCGAGGGGCTGACGTGGGATTGGGAGAGTTTTCCCGATTACCTCGATGCGCTGTCGGCGCGGGATTACACGATGGACCTCGGCGCGCATCTGCCGCACGCCGCCTTGCGCGCCTATGTCATGGGCGACCGTGGCGGCGACCATCTGGAGACGCCGACCGCAGCCGAGATCGATCGCATGGCGACGCTGACCGGCGAGGCGCTGGAGGCGGGCGCGCTCGGCTTTACCACCTCGCGCACCCACGCGCATCGCGCACGCGACGGCGCGAATATCGGCACGCTGACCGCGGGCGATCCCGAGCTGCTCGGCATCGTCGCGGCGCTGAAGCGCGCCGACAAGGGCGTGATCCAGCTGATCTCCGACGCTTACCTCACCGCGGACGACGATTTCGCCGCGCAGGAACTCGCGCTGATCCGCCGCCTGGCCGAAACTAGCGGGCGGCGGCTGTCGTTCACCGTCCAGCAGAGCGACGATTCGCCCGATCGCTGGAAAAGCATCTACCGGGAGATCGACGCGATGGTCGCCGACGGTCTGCCGGTCAGCGCACAGGTCGCACCGCGGCCGATCGGAGCGATCCTGTCGTTCGCATCGACCACCAACCCGTTTATCCTGACTCCGACCTATCGCACGGTAATCCGTGGCAGCGCGTCGGTGGCAGAACGGCTGGCGCGGCTGGCCGAGCCCGGCACGCGCGCCGCGATCCTGACCGAACATGATTCGATCCGCCCCAGCGAAGGCTTCGCGGCGATCGTCACGCAGGGCTACCGCCGCATGTTCCGCATGACCGACCCGGTCGATTACGAGCCGCAGGAAAGCCAGTCAATCGCCGCCGAAGCCGCGCGCGCGGGCGCAGATGCCGCCGCCTACGCCTATGACACGCTGATGGAGGACGGCGGGCGGCGGCTGCTCTACATGCCGCTGATCAACTATGCGCGCGGCAATCTGGACGACGTGCACGGCATGATGACGGGCAAGCACGTCCTGTACGGCCTGTCCGATGGCGGCGCGCACTGCGGGACGATCTGCGACGGCAGTTTCCCGACGACGACGATCGGCCTGTGGTCGAAGGGCAGCAAGTCGGGGCTGAGCGCGTCGCTCGAATCGCTCGTCCACGGTTACACGAAACGCAACGCCGCGCATGTCGGCTGGCACGACCGCGGCGTGGTCGCGCCGGGCTATCTGGCCGATTTGAACGTCATCGCGCTCGACGACCTCGCGCTCGCCCCGCCCGAGATCGTACAGGATCTGCCCGCGGGCGGCGCGCGCCTGCTCCAGCAACCGCGCGGCTATCGCTGGACGGTGAAATCGGGCGTGCCGACGTTCGAGAATGGCGCGTGGACCGGGGAGACGCCGGGGCGGCTGTTGCGCGGCGCAATGGCGGCATAA
- a CDS encoding bifunctional diguanylate cyclase/phosphodiesterase, whose product MTIVIVLAGVCAMASIAVVVMRRRIAALSASLATLRIQAEDYAPRLAQSHAVTGLPTREPLFVRMDEDGVGTLAVLAFRDYDRLCAFDPLLGDRVLIEMAARIGAMLPATRFVAHVDRGHVAIWIGGEPGANELDALVYALGERIVDGAREILPEIALRQLPVDITRTRPPAALARAFAAFSAPAAAATPDGAIDPDEVARDRFQLEQDLRQAVARGELLLHFQPLIDAADARVCGAEALIRWRHPTRGLVPPSRFVPVMEAAGLSHEIGLWALNTALREARGWRLAGLGNLRVAVNISGHQLVGADLRTMVERTLARHSVGPDALEIELTESVAMGDGDSAARLFESLRALGVRIAIDDFGTGFSSFSTLRTLSFDKIKIDREFVTAVHERRDSQAICQSIIALGRGLGACVLAEGVEQPAEYEWLRQHGCQHFQGYYFSPPLPGEDFVAFVRDAARLKRLLAVGPGALRASISERLSA is encoded by the coding sequence ATGACCATCGTGATCGTCCTGGCTGGCGTCTGCGCGATGGCGTCGATCGCGGTCGTCGTCATGCGGCGGCGCATCGCGGCGCTGTCCGCTTCGCTGGCGACGCTGCGGATCCAGGCCGAGGATTATGCTCCACGTCTGGCGCAGAGCCACGCCGTCACCGGCCTGCCGACGCGCGAACCGCTCTTCGTACGGATGGACGAAGACGGCGTCGGCACGCTCGCGGTGCTGGCGTTTCGCGACTACGATCGGCTGTGCGCGTTCGATCCGTTGCTCGGCGACCGCGTGCTGATCGAAATGGCCGCGCGAATCGGCGCGATGCTGCCCGCGACCCGTTTCGTCGCGCACGTCGACCGCGGCCATGTCGCGATCTGGATTGGCGGCGAGCCCGGCGCGAACGAACTCGACGCGCTGGTCTATGCGCTGGGCGAACGGATCGTCGACGGCGCGCGGGAGATATTGCCTGAAATCGCGTTGCGGCAATTGCCGGTCGATATCACCCGGACGCGACCGCCCGCCGCGCTCGCGCGGGCATTCGCGGCCTTTTCCGCGCCAGCCGCCGCGGCGACGCCCGACGGCGCGATCGACCCCGACGAGGTGGCGCGCGACCGGTTCCAGCTCGAACAGGATCTGCGGCAGGCGGTGGCGCGTGGCGAATTGCTGCTGCATTTCCAGCCGTTGATCGACGCCGCCGACGCGCGCGTGTGCGGTGCGGAGGCGCTGATCCGCTGGCGGCATCCGACCCGTGGCCTCGTCCCGCCGTCGCGCTTCGTGCCCGTCATGGAGGCGGCAGGGCTGAGCCACGAAATCGGGCTGTGGGCGCTCAACACCGCGCTGCGCGAGGCGCGCGGGTGGCGTCTCGCGGGGCTCGGAAACCTGCGCGTCGCGGTCAACATCTCCGGGCATCAACTGGTCGGCGCGGACCTGCGCACGATGGTCGAACGGACGTTGGCGCGGCATTCGGTCGGCCCCGACGCGCTGGAGATCGAACTGACCGAAAGCGTCGCGATGGGCGACGGCGACAGCGCAGCCCGGCTGTTCGAAAGCCTGCGTGCGCTGGGCGTGCGCATCGCGATCGACGATTTCGGCACCGGTTTCTCCAGCTTCAGCACGCTGCGCACGCTGTCCTTCGACAAGATCAAGATAGACCGCGAATTCGTGACCGCAGTTCACGAACGCCGCGATAGTCAAGCCATCTGCCAAAGCATCATCGCGCTAGGCCGTGGCCTGGGCGCGTGCGTGCTGGCCGAGGGGGTCGAGCAACCCGCAGAATACGAATGGCTGCGCCAGCACGGCTGCCAGCATTTCCAAGGCTATTATTTCTCCCCGCCGCTGCCCGGCGAGGATTTCGTCGCGTTCGTCCGCGATGCCGCGCGGCTTAAACGACTGCTCGCGGTCGGGCCGGGCGCATTGCGGGCCAGTATTTCCGAAAGGCTGAGTGCATGA
- a CDS encoding LysM peptidoglycan-binding domain-containing protein, which yields MSYRIPLAAFALFGVAACSSGPKAPPSTASAPAPTAAAEVDAILALLDGGDAKAAKKRIAAGLKRDPMNPSLLVLRDSIERDPKELLGPASWPYTVRAGDTMTELATRFLGNRLKAYQLARYNGIDNPAGIAAGQVLRIPGNAPRIEAPRRDEPAKTPPRAKPAPAKPAAAKPATPAPAPRAANPAAARQARAAGLAALNQGKVAVAVSQLRRAATLDPGNPLIARDLARAQRIAATVRARK from the coding sequence ATGAGTTATCGTATCCCCCTGGCGGCGTTCGCGCTGTTTGGTGTCGCGGCGTGTTCGTCCGGACCGAAAGCGCCGCCGAGCACGGCATCCGCGCCCGCACCGACAGCCGCAGCCGAGGTCGACGCGATCCTCGCGCTGCTGGACGGCGGCGACGCGAAGGCGGCCAAGAAGCGCATCGCCGCCGGGCTGAAACGCGATCCGATGAACCCGTCGCTGCTGGTGCTACGCGATTCGATCGAGCGCGATCCGAAGGAACTGCTCGGCCCGGCGAGTTGGCCCTACACCGTGCGCGCAGGCGACACGATGACCGAACTGGCGACGCGCTTCCTCGGCAATCGGCTGAAGGCGTATCAGCTCGCGCGGTATAATGGCATCGACAATCCCGCCGGCATCGCCGCGGGCCAGGTGCTGCGAATCCCCGGCAACGCGCCGCGAATCGAAGCGCCGCGTCGCGATGAACCCGCGAAGACGCCGCCACGCGCAAAGCCCGCGCCCGCCAAACCCGCCGCCGCAAAGCCAGCGACGCCCGCCCCTGCCCCGCGCGCCGCCAATCCGGCCGCCGCACGGCAGGCGCGCGCAGCCGGGCTCGCCGCGCTGAACCAGGGCAAGGTCGCGGTCGCGGTGTCGCAGTTGCGCCGCGCCGCTACGCTCGATCCGGGCAATCCACTGATCGCGCGCGATCTTGCGCGCGCCCAACGCATCGCGGCGACGGTCCGCGCGCGGAAGTAA
- a CDS encoding protein kinase domain-containing protein: MTMLGRYEILGRLGEGAMADVFRAHDPDIGRTVAIKVLKPEYARDPEIGRRFLREARAAGALNHANIATIYDVGEADGVAYLAMELVDGQPLDALLHAHGRMPYERVLGLARQLADALAYAHRAGVVHRDVKPSNILLSADGRTAKLLDFGVARVGECDVASLAKTQVGQMIGTPRYMSPEQALGLPVDQRSDLFSLGVVLYEMVTGKVAFPGMGLATLAIQIAQDRVEPIGRTAADCPPGLTFIIDKLLAKKPEARFPDGDALAAAIDREIGAGKEAAPGRRGLPLRLKLPLALVAVTAAALIASVSSVLSREQQALEHMAVVSGDTIAAFVTNNAAVLAADNAGLSPDQQDWSALQAFVVTAARDRGVRDITVIDGGGTIRAASDAARVGRRYGAARGEVVMAGSGDTAVTAANGTGLRFARPIRYAGARFGTVDLVLRRDALDGAVANSRSLLIALSLIVMLAVLVVGYLSGALVARPLARLRRALDEAADADFALRISHRRRDEFGAAFDAFNRAAAAVEPNLRGHAAEAKAAVLATRVAPARRAA, translated from the coding sequence ATGACGATGCTGGGCCGTTACGAGATCTTGGGGCGTCTGGGCGAAGGCGCGATGGCCGACGTGTTTCGCGCGCACGATCCCGACATCGGGCGCACTGTCGCGATAAAGGTGCTGAAGCCCGAATATGCGCGCGATCCGGAGATCGGGCGGCGCTTCCTGCGCGAAGCGCGCGCGGCGGGGGCCCTGAACCACGCCAATATCGCGACGATCTATGACGTGGGCGAGGCGGACGGCGTCGCTTATCTCGCGATGGAGCTGGTCGACGGGCAGCCGCTCGATGCGCTGCTCCACGCGCACGGGCGGATGCCGTACGAGCGCGTGCTGGGGCTGGCGCGGCAATTGGCCGATGCGCTCGCCTATGCGCACCGCGCGGGCGTGGTCCACCGCGACGTGAAACCGTCGAACATCCTGCTGTCGGCGGATGGACGCACCGCCAAATTGCTCGATTTCGGGGTCGCGCGGGTCGGCGAATGCGACGTCGCCTCGCTCGCGAAGACGCAGGTCGGGCAGATGATCGGCACGCCGCGATATATGAGTCCCGAACAGGCGCTGGGCCTGCCGGTCGACCAGCGCAGCGATCTGTTTTCGCTGGGCGTCGTGCTGTACGAGATGGTGACGGGCAAGGTCGCGTTTCCGGGCATGGGCTTGGCCACGCTGGCGATCCAGATCGCGCAGGACCGGGTAGAGCCGATCGGCCGCACCGCCGCCGATTGTCCGCCGGGCCTGACCTTCATCATCGACAAATTGCTGGCGAAGAAGCCCGAGGCGCGCTTCCCCGATGGCGACGCGCTGGCCGCGGCGATCGACCGCGAGATCGGTGCGGGCAAGGAAGCAGCGCCCGGACGGCGCGGCCTGCCGCTGCGGTTGAAGCTTCCGCTGGCGCTGGTCGCGGTGACGGCGGCGGCGCTGATCGCCAGCGTGTCATCGGTGCTGAGCCGCGAACAGCAGGCGCTGGAGCATATGGCGGTGGTTTCGGGCGACACCATCGCGGCGTTCGTGACGAACAACGCCGCGGTACTGGCGGCGGACAATGCGGGACTTTCGCCCGATCAACAGGACTGGTCGGCGTTGCAGGCGTTCGTCGTCACCGCCGCGCGCGACCGCGGGGTACGCGACATCACGGTGATCGACGGCGGCGGCACGATCCGCGCGGCGAGCGACGCGGCGCGCGTCGGGCGGCGCTATGGCGCGGCGCGCGGGGAGGTGGTGATGGCCGGGAGCGGCGACACCGCCGTGACCGCCGCGAACGGCACCGGGCTGCGCTTCGCGCGGCCGATCCGCTATGCGGGCGCACGCTTCGGCACGGTCGATCTGGTGCTGAGGCGCGACGCGCTGGACGGCGCGGTCGCCAATTCGCGATCGTTGCTGATCGCGCTGTCGCTGATCGTGATGCTGGCGGTGCTGGTGGTCGGGTATCTCAGCGGCGCTTTGGTCGCACGGCCGCTCGCGCGACTGCGCCGGGCGCTGGACGAAGCGGCCGACGCCGATTTCGCACTGCGCATCTCGCACCGGCGGCGCGATGAATTCGGCGCGGCGTTCGACGCCTTCAACCGCGCCGCCGCCGCGGTCGAGCCGAACCTGCGCGGCCATGCCGCCGAGGCGAAGGCCGCGGTGCTGGCGACCCGCGTCGCCCCCGCTCGCCGCGCGGCCTGA
- a CDS encoding type VI secretion system-associated FHA domain protein — protein sequence MLQLFDADDAIQPIDARLLRDGTIRIGRDAAADWPIADPDCALSRSHLDLRADADGLILRVFGANGVFDDLSGVRFPDQTDVALPLPGALRLGRFRIVATHAPHAAMAVDENRTMVLSPPLGTSIEVPGDWNDAAPLPAYTEGSLLEAFCEGAGLDASLLSSEEPTEVMRRAGAVYRQMVLGIGDLMAERDRARGRYQLTRTTIGGADNNPFKWAPSQRLAIDLLLAGSSGFLSGPAALKASFRDVKRHLVATFEGLQGSLRAAIGTFDPAAVDKAVGDKGSLLKSRASLQMAEVATRHADLSRQVEQGDAGSLDRAFVAAYDAAEATLNRAGNRTGDAA from the coding sequence ATGCTGCAATTGTTCGACGCCGACGATGCGATCCAGCCGATCGATGCACGGTTGCTGCGCGACGGGACGATCCGGATCGGGCGCGACGCGGCGGCCGACTGGCCGATCGCCGATCCCGATTGCGCCCTGTCGCGATCGCACCTCGACCTGCGCGCCGACGCCGACGGCCTGATCCTGCGCGTGTTCGGCGCGAATGGCGTGTTCGACGATCTGTCGGGCGTGCGTTTCCCCGATCAGACCGATGTCGCGCTGCCGCTGCCCGGCGCGTTGCGGCTGGGGCGCTTCCGCATCGTCGCAACGCACGCGCCGCACGCCGCCATGGCGGTCGACGAGAATCGCACGATGGTGCTGAGCCCGCCGCTCGGCACGTCGATCGAGGTGCCGGGCGACTGGAACGACGCCGCTCCGCTGCCCGCTTATACCGAAGGATCGCTGTTGGAGGCGTTCTGCGAGGGCGCGGGACTCGACGCGTCGCTGTTGTCGAGCGAGGAGCCGACAGAGGTCATGCGCCGCGCGGGCGCGGTCTATCGCCAGATGGTGCTGGGCATCGGCGACCTGATGGCCGAGCGCGACCGCGCGCGCGGGCGGTACCAACTGACCCGCACCACGATCGGCGGGGCAGACAACAATCCGTTCAAGTGGGCGCCGTCGCAGCGGCTGGCGATCGACCTGCTGCTGGCGGGATCGTCGGGATTCCTGTCCGGTCCGGCGGCGCTGAAGGCGTCGTTCCGTGACGTGAAGCGCCATCTGGTCGCGACCTTCGAAGGGCTGCAGGGCAGTCTGCGCGCCGCGATCGGCACGTTCGATCCGGCCGCGGTCGACAAAGCGGTCGGCGACAAGGGATCGCTGTTGAAAAGCCGCGCCAGCCTGCAGATGGCGGAGGTGGCGACGCGGCACGCCGATCTGTCACGACAGGTCGAACAGGGCGACGCCGGATCGCTCGATCGCGCCTTTGTCGCCGCCTATGATGCGGCAGAGGCGACGCTCAATCGCGCGGGGAACCGCACCGGCGACGCGGCGTGA
- a CDS encoding PP2C family serine/threonine-protein phosphatase gives MSALLRRWSRTRAAPTFTAVSRTHVGRVRQVNEDRLLDRTARGLWAIADGMGGHRAGDVAAGIAIDTLAALADTGALIDESAVTTALSAANAAIIAATGDTDTSGTTIVAATPTHVLWVGDSRAYRIRDERLTPLTRDHSVVQELIDAGLLSPADAPRHPRANVITRALGIGAAVEIERARIELLAGDLLLLCSDGLSRSLDPRDFIPGRPLEAQADRLLTNALQRDGSDNASLILVAVG, from the coding sequence GTGAGCGCGCTGCTCAGGCGCTGGTCGCGCACGCGCGCCGCGCCGACCTTCACCGCGGTCAGCCGCACCCATGTCGGCCGTGTGCGCCAAGTGAACGAGGACCGTCTGCTCGACCGCACGGCCCGCGGGCTGTGGGCGATCGCCGACGGCATGGGCGGGCATCGGGCGGGCGATGTCGCCGCGGGGATCGCGATCGATACGCTCGCCGCGCTGGCGGACACGGGCGCGCTGATCGACGAAAGCGCCGTCACCACCGCGCTGAGCGCCGCCAACGCCGCGATCATCGCCGCGACGGGAGATACCGACACCAGCGGCACGACGATCGTCGCGGCCACCCCGACCCATGTCCTATGGGTGGGCGACAGCCGCGCCTATCGCATCCGCGACGAACGGCTGACGCCGCTGACGCGCGATCACAGCGTGGTGCAGGAACTGATCGACGCCGGGCTGCTGTCGCCCGCCGATGCGCCCCGCCATCCCCGCGCCAACGTCATCACGCGCGCGCTGGGGATCGGCGCGGCCGTGGAGATCGAGCGCGCGCGGATCGAACTGCTGGCGGGTGATCTGCTGCTGCTGTGTTCGGACGGGCTGTCGCGTTCGCTCGACCCGCGGGATTTCATCCCCGGCCGTCCGCTGGAGGCGCAGGCCGACCGGCTGCTGACCAACGCGCTGCAACGCGACGGCAGCGACAATGCGTCACTGATTCTGGTCGCGGTTGGCTGA